The Methanospirillum lacunae nucleotide sequence GCGAAGCACGGCTTACTGACCGGTATTCATCTCCAAGAATGATTGCCGGTTCAGTGAAGAGAGCCTCCTCTGTCTCCTCACCTCTTCCAATCCGGTATAATTCGCTCTTTAATTCATACCTTCGTCCACTATCAGAGCCGTTGGTCAGGGAAAGAGCAGGTCCGGTTCCAGGAGAGATCTCCCGCAGTCCCTTCTTTGCAGCCTCAATCCTGTCAGAAAGGCCTGATATTCCTGATTCTGATACAGAGGAGAAAAGGGCAAGGTTGCGGGTGGCCTGATCCAGACCACCGGGAATGAGAGAGTAATAAAATACCGGCTGACCATGGTTTACCGGGTCATCAGATACCCCTATCTCCTTTCTGATCAGACCAAGAGAGAGAAGCCGGGTCAGATGTTTTTTGGTATTTTCATAACTCGTAGAGATCTCATGGGCCACCTGCCTGACGGTCCGGGGTTTGGTTCCCATGAAAGACAACATCTGAAGCCTGACCGGACTTGCCAGAACATCAAGGTATTCAGAGAGCTCAGCGATGAACTCAGGATCTGAACCTGAAAGGATCGTCCGATCTTGGGAATTTTCAGATGTCATATCAATCAGTTCCTTCTTGATTGGTCCTTTCATCATATCATCTCTACCCCTGATAACCTTCGGGTTTAGAGGGAGAACAGATCCCATTTTAGGCCTTGATATTGCAGGCTGAAGTATGTGTATCTATACACCGCCCAGGCGGAGATACATCATGAAAGCAATTGTATTAATCCTCATCGTGGGCCTTATCGCCCTCGCAACTGTTCTTCCGGTATCAGCAGCCGGACAGAATGGAAATGGACAGATGCTACAGAATGGTACAGGAACAGTTGGTACTGGTGTGTGTCCCAACCCCGACTGTAATCTTGCTGATTGTCCAAATAACCAGACTCCACCCAGAGATGGGACTGGAATACAGTATGGAAAATCTGAACAATAAAGAGGTTTGAGTTAATGAACAAAAGAGTCCTTGGAATTCTTGGAATTACTCTTATTTCTGTTCTGATCATTCTGATTATCGTCCTTCCGGCATCGGGTGTAGGTAATACAGGCCCGCGTGATGGAGTCGGTAACCAGGGTGGATATCATGCCCATCAGTATGGTTCTGGGCAGCAGAGTGGGTCCGGGACCGGATCCTGTATCAGTGAGAAATGCCCGCATTACGGGTCATCAGGTCGGGACGGAGCCCGCATGGAGTGTGAGGCATACGCTAACGGACATCGAAATGGTATGCATTCAGGATCAGAAAGCCGGGGGCATGGATATTCGATGAAAGGATAAATAATGTAAATAAAACTGGAATATGTAACTCATTGTTTATCTATACATTTAGAATATCATATGAACTATGCATCAGATAGTTCGCAAATCATCGGAAACCACATGATACCCCTGTCATCGCTATTGTTCTTCAATTATTTCTAAAATTGTTCTAAAGCCAACGATGAACCGAGACTCTTCATGGAAGAATGGAGATCTTCTCTTTCGTGTGCCGGTTTGTTTCGCATTCCGGCAACGACATACACCTCTTTAACATCAAATTCCAGTAGCTCAAACATCTTTTTCGTGTAATCAAAATACAACCGGAATAGATTTGAGTCAGGATTGCCTTGAGTAAATACAAGTATCAGTTTTTTTCCGGCTTTTTCTTCCTTGAAATACGGGGAGAACCGTGGAGAGAATTGTGCGAACAACCTATCGGTAAATATCTTCGCTTGTGCACTCATCTGTCCCATATAAACCGGTGAACCAAGAACAAGGGCATCGGCACACTCAATAGCATCATAAAGTATCTGCATATCATCGTTGATGACACAACCCCTATCGCTATTTTTACAATAAAAACAACCTCGACACGGAATGATGTCAAGATCATTGAAACACCAGGATTCAGTTTTGGCACCTTGTTCTTTCGCACCTTCGAGTATTTTGTGCACTGTCCAGGCAGTATTGCCCTCTTTTCGCGGGCTAGCAATAAATCCAATGATTTTCATTATACCTTCTTGAACCTTCTGAGAAATCTTATATCTCTGTCACTCTATTGTTTTCCGGTACCAATAAGGCTGAATTGCACTTGTAAGGGTGTACGCGAGTTCATCCCGAAATAATATAAGAAAGAGATACCAGGCAATACTATACACCTTTTTAAAAATTACCGGTATCATTAATGCTAATCCTTGTTCTCTGCTTATGCCGTACTACGTGAGAAAACCGCCCCATATCCTCCTCCCAGTTTCTGCCTGGCTTCAGCAAGTCCATTTTCGAGAGCCTGCCTATCCTCTGTTTCTGAATATCCGGTATCGTCGATCATCTCAATTGCTGTCTGAAACGCCTGTTCTGCAGCCTGATACTGCCCAAGGATCAATGAGACCCGGCCAAGACCAGCATATGCTGCCCATGCTGAATCTTCACCACCACACAAAGAGCTGGCTGTCTTATACGCGTCTATTGCTGATTGGTACCGTTTCGAACCTTCTAGTGCATACCCAAGACCCAACCAGGCATCATATGAATTTGAATCCAGATTGATTGCTTCTTCAAACTGCTTTTTAGCATCAAGAAATGATTCACTTGCAATAAGTTGATTACCTTTGGCTATTGATGATGAAACAGTCGGGATCTCCACATTAGTACCTGAAATATTTCTGGGAATGTAGAAATCAGGGAGAATACTGGTATCAGTCCGGTCAAGTACCCAGTCCGGAGCACCGAGCCAGCCCTGGGTATACCCCTCTTCAGCTAAAACGAGGGGAGCGATTGAAAAAATCACTGCCAGGAAACCGCAGATATAGAGCATTACACTCTCCATATAACCGATTTTAATTCTCGTTTTCTTATTATGCATAGGGTCACCTTGACGGGAAATGAGAAATACTTTCTACCGCCACTATCGTCACACAATATCGGGATTATATTCAAGAACAATTGCACAAATTTGTTATACTTCTACACCGAGGGGTCATTTAGTCAATGAGGGAGATGACAAGAATATGAAAAAAATGTTGGCAGTATTGATTCTGAACAGAACCAATACAGGATGGGTACTTCTCATTGCACTGATCATCATGATGATATGCACTATCCATGTTGCAGCATTGCCAACGGTCATGTTCCCACTCAAACCTTCCCCGATAACTGGCCCATACCAGGATGCTGAATTTCTTACTATTGCCAATGAGACAATCTACGGGTTATCTAATCAAACGATACCAAATGGCACAACCCTACGGGAACTCCAAACCACCCAGCAGAAACTTGCAAAGATGAATATCAGCCCTGATCTTTATCCACGTGCAAGGCAGATTAATGCATATCTCTATTACACATCAAAAGCCGGGGATGCATACTCAGATGCCATGAGTCTGGCAAGTAAGCCATATTCACCAGCATATACTGATAGTTCAGTAACCAGTGAAGCAAAAGAGTATCAAATTGCATCACAGGTTATCTGGAATCAGATCATGGATCTCTATCCAGGGGTTTCTCCATACCGGCTTGAAACATCGAAGACACCATACTCACCAAACGAAGATCCAACGTTCAAATGGCCGTATGATCCAGTGCAGACATATGCCA carries:
- a CDS encoding FHA domain-containing protein, which gives rise to MGSVLPLNPKVIRGRDDMMKGPIKKELIDMTSENSQDRTILSGSDPEFIAELSEYLDVLASPVRLQMLSFMGTKPRTVRQVAHEISTSYENTKKHLTRLLSLGLIRKEIGVSDDPVNHGQPVFYYSLIPGGLDQATRNLALFSSVSESGISGLSDRIEAAKKGLREISPGTGPALSLTNGSDSGRRYELKSELYRIGRGEETEEALFTEPAIILGDEYRSVSRASRPHAWLRKRVGVWTLEDGNSKGGTYLNGKPVSHDPVTLKNEDLIELSPGPLGAAFLYLSGNS
- a CDS encoding flavodoxin family protein — its product is MKIIGFIASPRKEGNTAWTVHKILEGAKEQGAKTESWCFNDLDIIPCRGCFYCKNSDRGCVINDDMQILYDAIECADALVLGSPVYMGQMSAQAKIFTDRLFAQFSPRFSPYFKEEKAGKKLILVFTQGNPDSNLFRLYFDYTKKMFELLEFDVKEVYVVAGMRNKPAHEREDLHSSMKSLGSSLALEQF
- a CDS encoding tetratricopeptide repeat protein: MLYICGFLAVIFSIAPLVLAEEGYTQGWLGAPDWVLDRTDTSILPDFYIPRNISGTNVEIPTVSSSIAKGNQLIASESFLDAKKQFEEAINLDSNSYDAWLGLGYALEGSKRYQSAIDAYKTASSLCGGEDSAWAAYAGLGRVSLILGQYQAAEQAFQTAIEMIDDTGYSETEDRQALENGLAEARQKLGGGYGAVFSRSTA